One Microbacterium trichothecenolyticum DNA window includes the following coding sequences:
- a CDS encoding fluoride efflux transporter FluC → MWGEVVLVAVGGAIGTAARAGLTLALGDDLGPALVPLINVAGAFAIGILFGWRARMPESSRAQRAQLFLGTGVLGGFTTYSALAVESTDLALLWWGVATVIVGTAAAWAGVWLGRGKRAAR, encoded by the coding sequence ATGTGGGGTGAGGTCGTCCTCGTCGCCGTGGGCGGAGCGATCGGCACCGCCGCCCGCGCCGGCCTCACGCTGGCGCTGGGCGACGACCTCGGCCCCGCCCTCGTGCCGCTCATCAACGTCGCCGGAGCGTTCGCGATCGGCATCCTGTTCGGCTGGCGAGCCCGGATGCCGGAATCGTCGCGCGCGCAGCGGGCGCAGCTGTTCCTCGGCACCGGCGTGCTCGGCGGCTTCACGACGTACAGCGCGCTCGCCGTGGAGTCCACGGACCTCGCGCTGTTGTGGTGGGGCGTGGCGACGGTGATCGTCGGGACGGCGGCGGCGTGGGCCGGTGTGTGGCTCGGCCGGGGGAAGCGGGCGGCGCGATGA
- a CDS encoding cation diffusion facilitator family transporter, with translation MSGEVVRFGRTELPPRQVEALRRAVRLEWLTIGVLVVTATLVFIVLGSSQAMKAAWSEDLLSFIPPIAFLIAVRLARRPPNKQHPYGFHRSVAVGHLVAAVALTGMGTFLLVDSAINLLRGEHPTIGTVNLFGITIWLGWLMIAVMAVTGIPPVILGRMKLSLARELHNKVLYADADMNKADWQTSLGTIIGVLGIGVGLWWMDAAAAIFISGSILHDGVSNLRAAVVDLMDARATTFDDNHPHPLAGRVDQYLASLPWVAAAGSRVRDEGHVFHIEAFVVPRRRKVALADIEGARQGCVALDWKVQDVVIVPVPRLPEVVDAVTPPGSAA, from the coding sequence GTGAGCGGCGAGGTCGTGCGCTTCGGGCGCACCGAGCTTCCGCCGAGGCAGGTCGAGGCCCTGCGCCGCGCGGTGCGCCTGGAGTGGCTCACGATCGGCGTGCTCGTGGTCACCGCGACGCTCGTGTTCATCGTGCTCGGCAGCTCCCAGGCCATGAAGGCGGCCTGGTCGGAGGACCTGCTGTCGTTCATCCCGCCCATCGCGTTCCTCATCGCCGTTCGGCTCGCGCGGCGTCCGCCGAACAAGCAGCATCCGTACGGCTTCCACCGCTCCGTCGCGGTCGGCCACCTCGTCGCCGCGGTCGCCCTGACCGGCATGGGCACGTTCCTTCTCGTGGACTCCGCGATCAACCTCCTGCGCGGCGAGCACCCCACGATCGGCACGGTCAACCTCTTCGGCATCACGATCTGGCTCGGCTGGTTGATGATCGCCGTCATGGCCGTGACCGGCATCCCGCCCGTGATCCTCGGCCGCATGAAGCTCAGCCTCGCGCGCGAGCTGCACAACAAAGTGCTCTACGCCGACGCCGACATGAACAAGGCCGACTGGCAGACCTCGCTCGGCACGATCATCGGCGTGCTCGGCATCGGGGTGGGTCTGTGGTGGATGGATGCCGCGGCCGCCATCTTCATCTCGGGCAGCATCCTGCACGACGGCGTCAGCAACCTCCGGGCGGCGGTCGTCGACCTGATGGACGCCCGCGCGACGACGTTCGACGACAACCACCCGCACCCGCTCGCCGGCCGCGTCGACCAGTACCTCGCGAGCCTGCCCTGGGTGGCGGCCGCAGGAAGCCGCGTGCGGGACGAGGGCCATGTCTTCCACATCGAGGCGTTCGTCGTGCCGCGCCGCCGCAAAGTGGCGCTCGCCGACATCGAAGGGGCGCGGCAGGGGTGCGTGGCGCTCGATTGGAAGGTGCAGGACGTCGTCATCGTGCCCGTCCCCCGGTTGCCCGAGGTGGTCGACGCCGTCACTCCCCCAGGATCAGCCGCCTGA
- the crcB gene encoding fluoride efflux transporter CrcB: protein MTPLVFLAVAAAGGVGAAARYLLDTAVRRWAGERFPWGILVVNLTGALALGILSPLPTDEAWRWIIGTGLLGGYTTFSAVAVTTALLAEERRAHTATLYAVVSFVGSVVAAAIGLTASTLF from the coding sequence ATGACTCCGCTGGTCTTTCTCGCCGTGGCCGCGGCGGGCGGCGTCGGCGCCGCCGCCCGGTACCTGCTCGACACCGCCGTGCGCCGGTGGGCGGGGGAGCGGTTCCCATGGGGGATCCTGGTGGTGAACCTCACGGGCGCGTTGGCGCTCGGCATCCTGAGCCCGCTTCCGACGGACGAGGCCTGGCGCTGGATCATCGGCACGGGGCTGCTCGGCGGGTACACGACATTCAGCGCCGTCGCGGTGACCACCGCGCTGTTGGCCGAGGAGCGACGCGCGCACACGGCGACGCTGTACGCGGTCGTGTCTTTCGTCGGCTCGGTGGTCGCAGCGGCGATCGGTTTGACGGCGTCGACCCTGTTCTGA